The sequence TCCATGAAGAGGTTTGGGTAGCTACTTTCATACTTAACCTCTGACTGACCTCTTGTTTTCGAAGATTATCTGATTGAAGTTGGTCAAGTAAGAAACCCTGTGAGACAATCACATGCGAAACCCCCTCAGAAACATGGAGTAGATCCATTTTCTTTAGAAGGGTCTTTAGCCCAAAACAGGTGGTAGCATCTTTTCCCAATACTTCGACCAGGTCGATatcgaagaacttttcctttattttgtaaAGGAGACTTTGGCTATTAGGTTCTGCATTATTGTCCACAGAAGTGGTCGAAGAGGCTCCATCTTTAATAGGCGAACCACCCTTTGCATTCATCATGGCTTTGAGGAAGCCCACAGGATTGGTAGTTTTGAGACGCTCTTATTCAGCTGAAAAGAATGTTGGAGGGGTATTGGTCAAAACAATCTCGTGAACAATGATCTTCCCAAAGGGTTAATTCTCTGTTTTTTCTAGTTAAAGTTGGTTGGAAGCTTCGTCCCTAGTTTCATTCTCAGGGTTAGTTTCCTCACTCCTTATAGACTATTCGATTCCTTCATCAGTATTAGATAGCTGGGGGTTGTCCTCCatctcaatattttgatcaatgatTGGAGATGAATCATTCAAGCGAGTACCTTCAGTGTGTTCAATGGAAGGAACGTTTGTGGAAGGTTCATCATCTTTGATAACCGGAGAAAGAGCTGGTGAATTTCGTTGTTGAATAGCTGCCACAAGAGTTATTTTACATCAAATCGAGATTTATCGAAAGGAAAATATTAGTAAATAAAAGGGACATAAGAATGTACCTTGAAGATTTTCAATATCAGCAGAAGAATTTGATGTCTTGAGATCAGAGGTGGCAGTACCCACATCATCCTACAAATTTAGAAGGGTTTAACTCAAATTAAAGGTTAGGATGGAACCTACAGTAAGGTGATAAAAGACCAGGTTCCTTACCTTTGCCAGAATATTATCTGGGCTCAAATTGTGACTCTCGCCGACAGGTATGGTTCTAGCTATCTTTTGAGGCTGTTCGTCAGAAGAGATTTTGTCACTCGAAGACGTaggcttcgaagtcccagatccttTTCCTTTAACTGAGGAGACgatgatcttttgtcttttcttcaTCGTCAGTTTGGTGTGAGGAGGAGACCCATCTTCGTCATCTGAAGCAATGGTGACGCTTGCAGTCGAAGCTTTCCGTTTGGGAGTCGTGTGAGGTTCTGTATTCTGGAAATATTTATGTCAGAAATATTAATGACATTAGAGCAAAACATAAACCAGAGGTCAAAGTACTTACCACAGGTTTTTTACTTGTATTGGTGGAATCGTTTCCACTTGCTTTCTTGCCTTTCGAAGCTGCAGCAGCTTTACGAGTGTTAGTAGCAGGATCTTTGATAACTTTTCTTCGGCCAAGAGCTATAATCAAAACAAGACAAGTTAGTTTAAAGACAAAATGAAGAAATGCCAATCGAAAGGTTATCCagttccaaaccttcaggtattggagtcagaacACTAACGTGTTCGAGACTTatgtgaagatgtcctttgaaattatccaaggtatgcttattCGGAACAACTCGTTCAACACGTTTTTTAGATTATTCACAAAGAATTTTggggacattcccacacacaaaccagtatgggaaaggagggcttagagccacaccaaagtcaGCGCTGGGTAGTGGAGGAAATTTGGGAGGAtatagtttgaaagccacttcataacgttgttCAGGATGAACATATGTGGGAAGTTTCAACTTATCGAGTTTGTTAGAAAACTTCTCGCGTAAAGTAATCGCTGCTTcatgaacggtccgactaagatcattaggcctatagatagtttcaaagaatttttggaaAGCCTTGATTTCTTTAATGTGCGTCGTAGTACCTTTCTGAAAGCGTTCCTGTACGGCAGCAAAAGCCTCAGTCAGTTCGTGTGAAAGACCAACAACGTCGAAGATCTGATTGTCATAATATTCTGCCCACCACTGATGAAACTCTATAGTGGAATAGAATGTGGGTTCGAAAGAGATAGGAGTCAAGGTTGTAATGCCAACATATCTGGTGATGTTGGGTGCAAAGTTTTCCTCTGTCGAATGCATGGTATGTAGACACATATGGCTCTTCTTGTCATACATACATTTGGGTTTAAGATGGACAAGCCCGAATTGTCTCCACACTAGATTAGGTTGATAGTTGAGGAGGCAATAATGGCTCTTTGTAATCCGCAATCGATGATATAACATCTTAGTAGTTAAGAAAGGTTCCCAAATAGTCATCGATTCAACCTGTTGATCCAGGGAGGGAGCAGGAAACTTTCGTGTGAACCATTTAGGACCTACTTCCCTTTTTACAAATGGAGCCATCGAGGGACTAAAATTGTAGCGCTTAGCAAACATCATGATATATGCTTGAAATGCCTCAGGCAGTTGACCTCCTTCTTCTGGGGGAGTTAGGTAAGCAAGTCTTGTTCCTTCGACTGTTCGGTTCTGAATAGTTGCGTTTTCTTTGTCAACTATACCTTTCTTTGGGAGAAAAGCTTCGAaggtagcattaagccacaattGCAATAACCAAAAAGGCCCCGCGAAAAGTAAAGAAGTCCCAGTTTTGTATGTTTTCAAGAAATCTACAGATTCGCCAAGACTTTCGTAGAGGTACCCAAGAATCAGTTGGCTCAAATTCAATTTCTTCCTGGCATTAAGTTGATTGGCCATACAGAGATATCTCTTAGCTACTTGAAGAGACCTTGAACAGTAGACACATCTCGAGAGTCAGAGCGCTAAGAACGCAATATGATCTTCGTCTGAGACTTCATCGTTTGTTTTATCATGGTGTTTTATAGTAAACACAGTGTAGGTGGCTTTAATCTCACCAAACTTTATGGTATCAATATCCATATATTTGGGGTCGAAATCTTCCCCCGTTGGTCGAAGCCTTGTGATAGCAGCTATATCGAAGAGAGTTGGGGTAACcatcccacatgggagatggaaggtattgtaagaagcatcccagaaatacaTGGATGCTaccaacatggtttggttatactctaaaccaGATTTCGATAACTGGATCAAATcgtaaatccctaattctttACAAAATGAGGCTTTTTTGGCTTCAACTTTAGCCAACCAAGCGCAATATAGATCAGAATCTTTTGCTAAGGGAATTTCCCTAAAGACCCTAAGGATATTGGTCATGTATTCTAACCTAATTGTTTCTTGGACTATAGAAGCTTTAGTCGAAGAACCTTCAGCGGCAGTGTTTTCAGCAAGGAGTGGTTTACCCTCATCATCTATCTTATTTCtactaactaaaggcctagtcTTATAGTAAGCAGGACAAAATTTATTTTGAAGGTGAGTATTACAACTAGGTAAAGGACCCAttaaagcatgagtttttccaaaaATCGTGAAAGGGataattacctgagaagcgtaaatagcgcgagTTTCCTCCATATTTGGTTCTGGGATGTATTGTTGATTTCCCAATTGTGAAGGACGTTGAAGTTGATGAACAGGTTAAGAAGCGTTCACGGTTTGCATCGTTTGGTTTTGATCAGTGGAGGAAGCCATGAATGAATTTCTTCAAAAGATAAAGAGATGATGAAAAAGGGTTTTGTTTCTGCGTTTGAAGATGCTAACAGAGGAAACGATTATGAGTAGAAAAGAAGGTGTTGCAAACACTGAAATCCTTTATTTAAAGGTTTAGTAGAAAACcttcaattttctattttatttggttaATTGAGTTAATGAGACACGCGTCGGCAGCTGATTTATCCATCTGACGGTCCaacagttgttagccttactcctaataTCTATTTATTGGGGGTAATTTGTTAGTTGAAGATTTCGAATAATAATTATATTCTTCGAAGATATAGGTCTCGGAggaagaatggctttgaatggctATTTTTGAGATTGTTATAAATCATGAAGATTCCTAAATCGAAGCTGGATTGGAATAGATGGCCTTCGAAACCTAAAGGTCGAAGAAACTTAGGGTATTTTGATATATTCTCATAAAGGACACATTTCTACGAGTCGAAGAGGGTTCGAGCgagaagatttgaaattcaaaaagtTTCGTTTGAATCAAGGAGGAGATGTGGAGCCTCAGGAATTCGAAGCGAATGCAAGCGAGCAACATGGCATTTCGTTAGAGTAGGactgttagggtcgaattagtataaataagggtcttagtggtaggatccaagtgtgttcattttgtacaaatcactcaagtatcaagcattAGAGAAAGAGtttttgctgagaaatgtacgtgtaacaccgtTACCTTTTATATATTTGTCTTTCCTTTACAAGAATGAAGTATTTTAACATTCCTTTATTTTCTTGTCGAATCTTTTACATTTACAGTTTAAATTCCTTTACATTTCTGTCGAAGTCATGTATGTTTATTGTCTAACCAATTTCAATTTACTCTTTGCAATTTATTTCGTCGCATTAGGTCTAGTTTTACTTTATAGTCATTCATAGATTAGGATCATCTCATTAAAGAAAACTAAAACTCATAAAGTATGAATCGAATCATCATAAAAGATAacttttcgacacatgtcctaggatcaatctagtcgatcctgcgagtaaccaaagtatattcatagtttggaggactagcggttgtttaccggaaaacACCGTAAACAAGTACCTGATGTCCTCCGCAGCCATGTGGTTAAGACCGCGCCTGTAGAAATCCGGCACCTGGTTCCCTCTAAGGGGGGTGAAAGCACTGGCACACGACATGACCTCTGTGTACTCCTCTACCTCTCCCCAGACAATAATGTCTGGGAAGTACTGTAGTATCCAACCCTGAAAACACGGTTATTTTAAAGTActatcaaaaaatataaaaaaagtagaagagtataagattgttaccaccaaTAGAGTACAGTTGCCCGCAACTATCCTTGCCTTCCACAAGCATCCCTCAACTGGAACAGATGTAGAAGTCTCGGCTGGAGCGGGTGTATCAGGTGGAACAGCAGCTCCATCAGTCACCTGAGATATAGCGCCCGTTCGTGACGCACAGATGCGTGCTGCGCAGTCCTCCCATGTATATCTCTATCTGGCCCCTGAGTCATAATGTCTGCATAGGTAACCATACATGAACaatgaaatataaataacaagaaactaaaaaaaatactctttccgtagatgcacctacgaaagcATGTTATTTCAAAAACATTGGGTGCTTCCATAGATGGACCTACGGAAGCATGTTAGTTTTCAAATACATTGgatgcttccgtagatggatctacatgccttttaaacaaataaacaagtaaattaatcatttaatcaattaattaaaaaatgttaaaatcaaataattatgctaataaaaattaattagcaaaactaatcaattttaattaataaaatcaactaattaaaataatatttaattaatcaattaaatgtAAACAGTAATAAAAAAAGCAAGGAGGTTAATGGACTTTGTGAGTGTGTGTAGTAAAAAAGACAATTTCTTAATTCACCCCTTGATACTCTTAGGCATATAGCGCAATTCCATTTATGCCCCCTGATTTCAGAGATACATATCAGAAAGAACCTTTTTTTGTTGCCAAAATTAGGTTTTTTCCGGAACTAAATCTACGGAAGTATTTTAAACTGAATAACATTGGGAAAAACTTCATAACAATTCAGTTCTTGGGATTTTTTGCAGCTACATATACGGAACGTCTTAGAGCCAGAAGATTCCGTAGATATAACTTGAGAACTTTCTGAGATACTTTGAACCAACATGATCACTCCCCATTGttgtttttcttcttcaacactcaccTTCACCAATCTAAAAACAcctacatcatcaatatcatttttcactccaaaacttcaactttttggtgcaacaaattaAAGAGAGCAAGAGAAGactgaatttcaggtaaatatTCTTTGTCCATTACATTGCTCACATTAGTCATGAAGTTTTTGTAAAAAAGAAAGTAATTTTGCTTATGTAGGTACAACTTCAGAACGTGTTAAAGATGAACacattccgtaggtacatctccGGAACATGTCTGTGCTATTTTTTACAGCAGTTTTGTAATTATTTGTTATTGTTTACAAATAGTCATAGTGCATCCCGATAATATCTCAAAAGAATTAGTTTCTACAAACGATGTTTCTCCGAATGTTCAAGGGGTTGTCGTAAAGTCGGTAAATATCGATggtgactttaataacaagcaagagtttgatgatcgtGATGGCATGCTCACATGGATTCGTAGGACTGCAACTAGActtggttttggtgtggtaatAAGAAGATCAGATAATGGTTTGGAAAAAAGAAACGCTTTTGTAACAATATGGTGCGAAAAAAGCGAGAAATACAAGACTCCTCTAGAgaagtttaaaagagacgacacagGTAGTAGAAAATGTGAATGTCCTTTTAAAATTCATGGTTAGATGTTGGCTACCAAGAATTAGAAATTTCGTGTTATTTGTGGTTTACATAACCATGAATTGTGCTCAGTGTTACAAGGTCATCCTAGTGTATATCGGCTCAAAGCGGAAGAGAAAACATGTATTAGTGACATGACCTTAAATCTTGTACAATCGAAAAATACACTTGCCACATTGAAACAGAAGGAACCCGACAAtgtatcaaatataaggcaagtgtataataTCTGGTACCACACTAACAAGGCGATTAGGAGAGATAGAATTGAGATGCAACAACTATTGAAATTGTTGGATGATAACAATTACGTGTCTCGGTACAGAACTTGCAACGATGGAGTTACAGTctgagatattttttggactcatttggattcgataaagttgttcaacacgtTATCGACATTGCTCATTCTtgattctacctacaagaccaacaagtatagactTCCATTATTTGAGTTGGTTGGTGTTACATCTACCGATAAGACATATGCCGTTGGTTTTGCTTTTCTGAAGTgtgaaaaagaggataattttaCATGGGAATTAGAGGTGTGTCGGTCACTTTTGAAGGAAAAAGTCGATATGCCTAAGGCGATTGTTACGGACCGCAATACCCCACTGATGAATACGGCGGCAAAGGTATTTCCTTTTTCTAATGCATTATTTTGTCGATATCACATATCAACGAATGTGAGAAGTCGGGTTAAACCCGCGGTAGAGAAAAAACAACTAGAGTTCGaaggtggaaaattggtgaagCCTAGTGTGGTTGTTgaacaaataatggatgcatggaatTGTATACTAAATTCTTCCACAAAAGATTTATATGTCGATTCCGTTATTCAATTTTGGAAAGTGTGTAAAAAGTATCCTGctttattgaaatatgttgaaagcaccattcttgatCAGGTGAAGGAGAAGATTGTTTATGCATGGATTGATAATGTTCGACACCttgggaatacaaccaccaaCAGAGTTGAGTCGGCCCATGCTAGTTTGAAAAATTAGTTAGGTAATAGGAGGGGGGACTTGTGTCGAGATTGGGACTCCGTAAATCTCATGATTAAAAACGAACATAATGTGATACAAACCACATTTGGTTAGAGCATAACGGTGTTAGAACATCAATTTAAGGACAACattatttattcttaattgaTCGGTAATATGTTTTGGTCTAGGTTGAACTATATTTTTCACGAGGCCAAATGAGGTGAAACTGTAGGTTCTGATAGCGCAAAGTGTGGCTGCACTATTCCTAAAACATATGGTCTCCCGTGTGCTTGTGTTATTTCCAATAAGATGAAACTAGGTGAGCCAATAAAAATGGACGAAGTTAGCCCTAATTGgaaaagacttagttttgatgatgatggttgcatgGAAAGAGGTAAACCGAATATCTCTATTTCTATCGAATTGGAAATGATACAAGATAGATTTTCGAAGGCTGGTGACAACATGAAACTCCATATCAAACTACAATTGAGGAAGATAGGATATTCCGAAACACAGACATGAAACCACCTTCTCAGTCGATAAAGACAAATGGTGCTCCGAAGAAAATGAAGCCTACACCGAATGATAACTCGACAACACGGTCTCCTTCTTATTGTGAGCATGTTGATAAACTTTTTCACCACTCACCGACTCCTAAATCTCAAAAAAGTTCCATGAAAGGAGCTCGCACAAGCAAACCGTCTCCCGTAACACCCCCATTCTAACCCCAAGGAAATACTATAATTATGTAGCAAGATCAGAGTAAATTTAGCATACATATCTCAAAGGACGtcacatttatttttaaaaacaacaaaacataCACCTGGTCATAATCATAACACTTATTTATAATTCATGTTTCATACGCATATCACAACGGAATAATACTTTTCTCAATTGATAACAATCATTTCATCTCATAAAATGAACCATGTATCAAGGCTTAGGCACTAAAGCAACATCATCATATAATCTCAAAATACAATACCAAATAAAAGAGAGTATCACAAGCAtctctcaaaataacaacatgagttcaaataacccctgtgttacatgaccagagcatgacTCACTACCTAAGATAAAGCTAAGCAAAAGCTAACTCCTCCGACTAATCCTCGCGAGAAGCACCGCTATCTTGAGCACCTAAGTGATGTCGTATAAAACATCAttccaacagaagggtgagaattcatatcaccatgaaaatatataataataagtaatGCATAACAAACATTCACCAACCGAATTAATCACACTTCACATATTCATGTATTCTAACATTTTCCAATACATTTCATATATTCACATATGCAACATTGCTCCACAATTCAAGATACCAAAGATAATCAACCACAATAACACAATGtaacaattaaatcaattatCACCTATTTCATATCAAAACATAACCTTCACATTGACTCACGTGACTCAAATGCAACTCAACGCAATGTGCACGTGGTACCAATCGTGAATACCAGGTTCACTTCACTCTAGATTCCCGCTAGGATCCGAGCCACGAATATGAACATCTAGTTCACCATTCCAGATCCCCACCATAGTTCAACAAGCATATGCAATTAATATTATCATTTCAATCTTAACCATacaagcatatcacaataatccatCACATATGAATTATCCCACCATTTGCACAAACATACATGTATCATGTTATCATCACCAACAATGCATTCACATAGCATTAACCATCTCAACACATCACAAATAAAATATAGCATACAAAGCCAAATAATGTTATTCACATCCAACACCCATTCTCAAACCAAACAACACAATTATAAGTCATTTACCTaatcaaattattattaaatcatttattgccaacaaaaccatttttattgaaaagaatatggcATTatcttcctaacacttcgaacgagGACTCAAATGCTGTTACGGTTCAAAAGCTATGAATTGTTACAGTTTCAAAGAAAATGCAAATACTAGCATCATGCACTGACACCACAAAACCTCATTACACACCAAATAGATTTATTTCTAGAATATGAAACCTTTTTTACAAGACAGTACATTGTATTAGGTTTCTCCAAGTTTGAACAATAAGTCAAATTAGACACCCGAAactaagttatgaatttttgaaattttacaaAAATCCTGCGTTTTTCCTCTGAGCAGCTCTCGGGTTCCCACTCAAATCCTCTCAAAATCTCATCTAAACATCACTATAACACAAATAAAATACATAGTGTTGCACCCAAAAATTTGCTCTCTTATTTTTGGTACAAGTTATGGTGGATGTTTATCCCGtcattcaaaaaaatcaaaagaaaatattaaagagTTTCTGCTGTTTCAAGACAGTTCAGATCAAAAGTCTGCTTTTATTGTGCGACTGGAAAATTCTTAACTGCCGAATGGAAGGTCGTCTGGTTGAATATTGCATGAAGACGAAGAAGTTATTCTTagattttcatttctttttccttATGTGTTTAAGAATTTTTAGCTTAAGATTCAGTATTGATGTATGTACTAAGCTCATCTTGAGATAAACTCCTTTATGTTGAGCAATGCGAAGTTAATAtaaaatagttgtttgtgttaaAAGATGTGTTGTTagtgctttattttatcatgcaTTAATCTGTCATAAATCTACTTCTTTGAATGATTAACTTAGGAAAAGATACAAGCTTGTTGTTGTAAGAGATTCCACAACAAGTGTATTTCATGATAAAAGTGATTGTAAATAGTAGGATATAGATATTAAATAGATTAGCTACTTTAGATATAAAGAGTTACAATCATAGAGAATATTCCGAATAAAACCAGACACACATTAAAGTTATAAGTGAGACTTAGAGATTTGCCCTCTTgctttttatatatgtttatgatGATGTAGAGATACGCCATAAGATCACATTCAGACCTCTTTGGGCATGACATAACACATCATGTACACACAATAGACCAGTTATATTAACACATCATTGTCCAACATATTCTCATTATTGATTTCATTTACTCTTGCCAAAGTATTTCTATCATTGTTTGCTTTGAAAAATTGAACTTGTGACAACCATCAATTATTTTTACTCTTGCTTGTGCTCATTTACAAAATATTGTTTTACAAATCAAAGTTATTTTTCACTCCTTGTGGGTTCGACATCCTTACTATTATATCATTTGCTACTTTAAAatacatgtatacttgcatgtgacACCACATATTTTCAAGCAACAACACCCCttacaaatattttgaaaattgaatTGTTCGATGTGTGGGGCAAAGAATTCATGGGACTATTCCCTCTATCTTTTGACaatctataaatatataattgtGACTATTGATTATGTGTCCAAGTGAATAAAGTCAGTGGAAACCCTAATTAATAATGCTAAGATAGTGACCAAATTTTTATCAAAAACATTTTCACTAGATTTAAGGCACCTATGGCTATCATTAGTGACGAGGAGACTCGTTTCTATAATAAATTGTTTGAGAATGTAATGAATAGATATTCAG comes from Vicia villosa cultivar HV-30 ecotype Madison, WI unplaced genomic scaffold, Vvil1.0 ctg.000688F_1_1_5, whole genome shotgun sequence and encodes:
- the LOC131630516 gene encoding uncharacterized protein LOC131630516 yields the protein MNTFRRYISGTFIVHPDNISKELVSTNDVSPNVQGVVVKSVNIDGDFNNKQEFDDRDGMLTWIRRTATRLGFGVVIRRSDNGLEKRNAFVTIWCEKSEKYKTPLEKFKRDDTVLQGHPSVYRLKAEEKTCISDMTLNLVQSKNTLATLKQKEPDNLFNTLSTLLILDSTYKTNKYRLPLFELVGVTSTDKTYAVGFAFLKCEKEDNFTWELEVCRSLLKEKVDMPKAIVTDRNTPLMNTAAKVFPFSNALFCRYHISTNVRSRVKPAVEKKQLEFEGGKLVKPSVVVEQIMDAWNCILNSSTKDLYVDSVIQFWKVCKKYPALLKYVESTILDQVKEKIVYAWIDNVRHLGNTTTNRVESAHASLKN